Proteins from a genomic interval of Halomonas alkaliantarctica:
- a CDS encoding response regulator transcription factor, producing the protein MSRILLIEDHDRLAHLMCKGLAAAGIAVDVVDRIDSAWAAVQQMPYQALILDRGLPDGDGLLLLKKLRNAGLSVPCLVLTARDALHDRVEGLEAGADDYLPKPFAMDEMVARVRALLRRPAEFHPIDPSHGDLRLHIESGILFNGDKSITLAPAELHIMQSLLYKHDEVVRRSALEAAAWGLSEAVTPNALDVALHRLRRKLLAIGSRQRIANVRGMGYALRQADDAK; encoded by the coding sequence ATGAGCCGTATACTACTGATCGAGGATCACGACCGACTAGCTCATTTAATGTGCAAAGGGTTAGCGGCCGCAGGCATCGCCGTTGATGTGGTTGATCGCATCGATTCGGCTTGGGCTGCTGTCCAGCAGATGCCCTATCAGGCGCTGATACTCGATCGTGGCTTACCGGATGGCGATGGGCTGCTATTGCTCAAGAAATTACGCAACGCGGGCCTTAGCGTCCCCTGCCTGGTGTTAACAGCGCGCGATGCGCTGCATGACCGGGTAGAAGGACTCGAAGCCGGCGCCGACGACTACCTGCCCAAGCCGTTTGCCATGGACGAAATGGTGGCACGGGTTAGGGCCTTGCTGCGTCGCCCTGCGGAGTTCCACCCCATCGACCCCAGTCATGGTGATCTGAGACTACATATTGAAAGCGGCATTCTGTTCAACGGCGACAAGAGCATTACCCTCGCCCCGGCGGAGCTGCACATCATGCAGTCGCTGTTATACAAGCACGATGAGGTCGTTCGCCGCAGCGCGCTGGAAGCAGCGGCATGGGGGCTTAGTGAGGCGGTGACACCGAACGCCCTGGATGTGGCCCTACACCGTTTACGCCGCAAGCTGCTTGCCATTGGCTCGCGCCAGCGGATCGCTAACGTAAGAGGAATGGGGTATGCGCTTCGTCAAGCGGATGACGCTAAATAG
- a CDS encoding MipA/OmpV family protein — MRLVTAAFISGLVIASPLAYADEESSDETTWGLGVGAISEQDPYAGIDRENTLFPLLQVENRYISVFGPEIEFKLPSLVISDSQQLNFGIVAQYDGSGYEEGDAPILNDMSERKGGFWAGAKMEWNTNFVDVGAEWLTDVSGNSDGQRFDLGLERTWQIGEHIMLTPHVGASWQDDKNVDYYFGVRDSEVRFDRPAYSGESAVNIEAGVRGMYLFDQHHSVLIGVEVTSLADEIKDSPLVDRSTQNAVLVGYLYTF, encoded by the coding sequence ATGAGATTGGTGACAGCTGCATTTATAAGTGGTCTTGTTATTGCATCTCCGTTGGCGTACGCCGACGAAGAGAGTTCAGACGAAACCACTTGGGGATTGGGCGTAGGCGCAATAAGCGAACAGGATCCTTATGCTGGTATCGATAGGGAAAACACCCTCTTCCCCTTGCTCCAGGTCGAAAACCGGTACATTAGTGTTTTCGGTCCAGAAATCGAATTCAAACTGCCGAGTCTTGTCATCAGCGACTCCCAACAACTCAATTTCGGTATCGTCGCCCAGTATGATGGTAGCGGTTACGAGGAAGGCGATGCCCCGATTCTCAACGACATGAGTGAGCGCAAGGGCGGCTTCTGGGCAGGGGCAAAGATGGAGTGGAACACCAACTTCGTTGATGTAGGCGCCGAATGGCTCACCGACGTCTCCGGCAACAGTGACGGGCAGCGCTTCGATCTTGGCCTGGAGAGAACGTGGCAAATCGGCGAACATATAATGCTAACCCCTCACGTGGGGGCATCCTGGCAGGACGACAAGAACGTCGATTACTACTTCGGCGTTCGTGATAGTGAGGTTCGCTTCGATCGCCCTGCCTATTCAGGGGAATCGGCTGTCAATATCGAGGCGGGGGTGCGCGGCATGTACCTGTTTGACCAGCATCACTCTGTGCTGATAGGTGTTGAGGTCACGAGCTTGGCTGACGAAATCAAAGATAGTCCGCTGGTAGATCGCTCGACCCAAAACGCCGTGTTAGTTGGCTATCTTTATACATTCTGA
- a CDS encoding efflux RND transporter periplasmic adaptor subunit produces the protein MSPPTGKMYLGITIAVIASAAALACMQALSSESDAVAEPTAQPSLSVNVTTLEPQTLPTTIAANGDIAAWQEIIIGTEIGGLRLVDVKVDVGDEVTEGQVLAVYNDTTVRAELARSRAAVAEAEATLAEANANAQRARRLKTTGSLSEQQIQQYETAELTARARLGVAQAQNEAQALRLAQTQVVAPDDGLITSRTATVGDVTGADQELFRLTRHGRLEWRAEVAASELNKLRPGQPATITLSGGYELDGRLRTIAPLVDTATRNGLVYVDLPLSDVARAGMFAQGEFELGTRQVLTLPRSAVQIRDGFGYVHRVSGEGQITELKVALGQHTEDRIEIRAGLEPDAQVVASGGAFLGNGDQVRVIETDAEEGV, from the coding sequence ATGTCACCTCCAACCGGAAAGATGTATCTCGGCATTACGATTGCCGTGATCGCTAGCGCTGCCGCGCTGGCATGTATGCAGGCGTTGTCGTCGGAGAGTGATGCCGTCGCCGAACCGACGGCGCAGCCCTCACTATCCGTCAACGTGACGACATTAGAACCTCAGACGCTTCCGACCACGATTGCGGCCAATGGTGATATTGCTGCGTGGCAGGAGATCATTATCGGTACCGAAATCGGTGGCCTGCGGCTGGTAGACGTCAAGGTAGACGTGGGTGATGAGGTCACGGAAGGGCAGGTGCTGGCCGTTTATAACGACACCACGGTGCGCGCAGAGCTGGCGAGGAGCCGAGCCGCCGTGGCGGAAGCCGAAGCAACGCTTGCGGAAGCGAATGCCAATGCCCAGCGTGCCCGACGTTTGAAAACCACCGGCTCGCTTTCAGAGCAGCAGATCCAGCAATACGAAACCGCCGAACTTACCGCCCGTGCGCGGCTAGGCGTTGCGCAAGCGCAGAATGAAGCCCAAGCACTACGCTTGGCTCAGACGCAGGTAGTCGCCCCGGACGACGGTTTGATTACCTCACGCACGGCCACTGTTGGCGATGTTACCGGCGCCGATCAGGAACTGTTCCGATTGACGCGCCACGGTCGGCTGGAGTGGCGGGCCGAGGTCGCCGCATCGGAGCTGAATAAGCTGCGACCTGGCCAGCCTGCCACGATCACCCTGTCAGGCGGCTACGAACTCGACGGGCGTTTGCGCACCATCGCGCCGCTAGTGGACACCGCTACCCGCAATGGCCTGGTTTATGTCGACCTACCGTTAAGCGACGTTGCCCGGGCGGGAATGTTTGCCCAGGGTGAATTTGAATTGGGCACCCGCCAAGTGTTGACGCTACCACGCTCCGCGGTGCAGATCCGTGATGGCTTTGGCTACGTTCATCGCGTCAGCGGTGAAGGCCAAATAACGGAGCTTAAAGTTGCCTTGGGCCAGCACACGGAGGATCGAATCGAAATTCGCGCCGGGCTTGAACCCGATGCCCAAGTGGTCGCCTCGGGCGGTGCTTTTCTTGGCAACGGTGACCAGGTGCGGGTGATTGAGACCGACGCCGAGGAGGGGGTATGA
- a CDS encoding efflux RND transporter permease subunit translates to MTLNTSSWAIRNPIPVVLLFILLTFWGLISFRGLFIQDLPDVQLPLVEVSASLPGAAPALMENEVARKIEDAIATVSGVKNISTTLTDGNADIAIEFRLEKSLQEAIEDVRDAVARIRSELPADLRDPVIRKGEFSSEPIVRYAVTSSVLDDEALSWFVDDKMTKAVLAVAGVGSVRRIGGVDREVRVALDPDRLLAMNTTALDISRQLRQAHLEAPGGRVDVGGAEQAVRIIANAESAAELARMELALSDGRRIRLDEVATVTDTVAERRSMALLDGAPVVGVEMTRAEGYGEVDVAEGVQFALAELQLQYPHVEVEEAFNFFGPVLDNYQGSLHMLFEGMALAVLVVFCFLRNWRATLIAAVTLPLSIIPTFAFMHLMGFSLNVVTLLALSLVIGVLVDDAIVEIENIERHLLMGKPPRQAAMDAAAEIGLAVVATTFTLIAVFLPTAFMSGTVGQFFVQFGWTASVAVLFSLLVARLLTPMLAAYLLRKPQHPSRDPTWISVYLVVARWCLRHRKTTLIAAAACFAGGIWLASTLPGTFIPPDDNSQTQATLTLPPGSTLSEAEALAEQARSRLVTQRHVVSVFAAIGENSGSSDSGVTSVELTIGLADRATRAGVTQQDIEQQLRVALATLPGVRTRVGDEGDGYELVLAGEDSRVLELHARQVEREMRTIPGIGAVSSTASLVRPELIVRPDFARAADLGVSAQAIADTLRIATVGDNAEDLPKLNFSSRQVPVMVRLADAAREDMATLKRLPVPGANGPVPLESVANVEWSSGPSEITRHDRMRNVNFEVSLQGQPLGEIEQAVQALPSLRQLPRGVFQTAEGDAEEMAELASSFGIAMLTGVLCIYMLLVLLLKDFMQPVTILVALVLSVPGAFLALFLTQTPVSLPAMIGLIMLMGIATKNSILLVDYIIIARRVHGLERVDAIVDACKKRVRPIVMTTIAMGAGMMPIALGWAGDPSFRAPMAFVVIGGLITSTFLSLLVIPVVYSGIDDFVIWLRFCWKRQPYQEIRQA, encoded by the coding sequence ATGACGCTCAATACCTCATCCTGGGCGATTCGCAATCCTATTCCGGTTGTTCTGCTCTTCATCCTATTGACCTTCTGGGGGCTCATCTCCTTCCGAGGCTTGTTTATTCAGGATTTACCTGATGTGCAACTGCCCCTCGTGGAGGTCTCCGCCTCATTGCCGGGAGCGGCCCCTGCCTTAATGGAGAACGAGGTTGCCCGCAAGATCGAGGACGCCATCGCTACCGTCTCCGGCGTCAAAAACATCTCTACAACGTTGACGGATGGCAATGCCGACATTGCTATCGAATTCAGGTTGGAAAAGTCCTTACAAGAGGCTATTGAGGACGTGCGCGACGCTGTTGCTCGCATCCGCTCGGAGCTACCCGCCGACCTGCGCGACCCAGTGATTCGGAAAGGTGAGTTTTCCAGTGAGCCGATTGTACGCTACGCGGTGACCTCCTCCGTTCTAGACGATGAGGCACTCTCCTGGTTCGTCGATGACAAAATGACCAAGGCCGTATTGGCGGTGGCCGGTGTTGGTTCGGTTCGGCGTATCGGCGGGGTCGATCGCGAAGTCCGCGTGGCATTGGATCCGGATCGCCTGCTGGCGATGAACACGACAGCGCTGGATATCTCACGCCAGCTGCGCCAGGCGCATTTGGAGGCGCCCGGTGGGCGTGTAGATGTCGGCGGTGCCGAACAGGCCGTGCGAATCATCGCCAACGCTGAATCCGCAGCCGAGCTGGCGAGGATGGAGCTGGCACTCAGCGATGGCCGCCGTATTCGTCTTGATGAGGTGGCGACGGTCACCGATACCGTGGCCGAGCGGCGCTCGATGGCATTGCTTGATGGCGCGCCCGTCGTCGGCGTCGAGATGACCCGTGCCGAGGGGTACGGCGAGGTGGATGTGGCCGAGGGCGTGCAGTTTGCACTCGCTGAGCTGCAACTGCAATATCCCCATGTCGAGGTCGAAGAAGCCTTCAATTTTTTTGGGCCGGTGCTGGATAACTATCAAGGCTCCTTGCACATGCTATTCGAGGGCATGGCGCTGGCGGTGCTGGTGGTGTTCTGTTTCCTGCGCAATTGGCGGGCCACACTGATTGCGGCGGTTACGTTGCCGCTGTCGATCATCCCCACCTTCGCTTTCATGCACCTGATGGGCTTCTCGCTCAATGTGGTGACCTTGCTGGCGCTCTCGCTGGTGATCGGGGTGCTGGTGGACGATGCCATTGTCGAGATTGAGAATATCGAACGGCACCTGCTAATGGGCAAGCCCCCGCGCCAGGCCGCCATGGACGCGGCGGCGGAAATTGGCCTGGCCGTCGTCGCCACCACCTTTACATTGATTGCCGTTTTTCTGCCCACGGCCTTTATGAGCGGCACCGTCGGGCAATTCTTCGTTCAGTTCGGTTGGACGGCCTCGGTAGCGGTGCTGTTTTCTCTGCTGGTGGCGCGCCTGCTAACGCCCATGCTGGCTGCGTATCTGCTGCGCAAACCCCAACATCCCTCGCGCGATCCAACGTGGATTAGCGTCTATCTGGTCGTCGCCCGTTGGTGCCTGCGCCACCGTAAGACAACGCTCATCGCGGCGGCGGCCTGCTTTGCAGGCGGTATCTGGTTGGCCTCGACCCTGCCGGGGACCTTCATACCCCCCGATGATAATTCCCAGACGCAGGCGACGCTCACCTTGCCGCCCGGTAGCACCTTGTCTGAAGCGGAGGCGCTTGCCGAGCAGGCACGCTCACGACTGGTGACGCAACGGCACGTCGTCAGCGTTTTTGCGGCCATCGGTGAGAACTCCGGCAGCAGTGACTCTGGTGTGACCTCGGTGGAACTGACCATTGGTTTGGCGGATCGCGCAACCCGCGCGGGCGTTACGCAGCAAGACATAGAGCAGCAGTTGCGGGTGGCACTCGCCACGCTTCCCGGCGTGCGAACTCGCGTAGGTGACGAGGGGGATGGCTATGAGTTGGTGCTCGCCGGTGAGGATAGCCGGGTGCTTGAACTGCATGCCCGCCAAGTCGAGCGGGAGATGCGCACCATTCCCGGCATCGGCGCGGTGAGTTCGACGGCCAGCTTGGTCAGGCCTGAACTCATTGTACGCCCTGATTTTGCCCGCGCCGCCGACCTTGGGGTCTCGGCTCAGGCCATCGCCGATACGCTGCGCATCGCGACAGTGGGCGATAACGCCGAGGACCTTCCTAAGTTGAACTTCAGCTCGCGTCAGGTGCCGGTGATGGTTCGGCTGGCGGATGCCGCTCGGGAGGATATGGCGACCCTTAAACGGCTACCCGTGCCTGGTGCGAACGGACCAGTGCCGCTGGAGAGCGTGGCTAACGTTGAGTGGAGCAGCGGTCCTTCGGAAATCACCCGGCATGACCGTATGCGCAACGTCAATTTCGAGGTGAGCCTGCAAGGGCAGCCTTTGGGAGAAATCGAGCAGGCCGTGCAGGCACTGCCCAGTTTACGTCAGTTGCCACGCGGCGTGTTTCAGACAGCAGAAGGCGATGCAGAGGAAATGGCGGAGCTTGCCTCAAGCTTCGGGATTGCCATGCTGACCGGCGTGCTGTGTATCTATATGTTGCTGGTGCTGCTGCTCAAGGATTTCATGCAGCCGGTCACTATTCTGGTGGCGCTGGTGCTCTCCGTACCCGGTGCTTTCCTGGCGCTGTTCCTCACGCAGACGCCCGTGTCGCTGCCCGCCATGATCGGATTGATCATGCTGATGGGCATCGCCACCAAGAACTCAATCCTGCTGGTGGACTACATCATTATCGCCCGTCGGGTGCATGGGTTGGAACGTGTGGACGCCATCGTTGATGCCTGCAAAAAACGTGTTCGGCCTATCGTGATGACCACCATTGCCATGGGGGCGGGCATGATGCCGATCGCCTTAGGCTGGGCTGGCGATCCCAGTTTCCGGGCCCCCATGGCCTTCGTGGTCATTGGTGGGTTGATCACGTCGACGTTTTTGAGCCTGTTGGTGATTCCTGTTGTTTACAGCGGTATCGATGATTTTGTGATATGGCTGCGCTTTTGCTGGAAGCGACAGCCATATCAGGAGATTAGGCAAGCATGA
- a CDS encoding SDR family oxidoreductase, whose protein sequence is MKTSGNTILITGGGSGIGRELALRFNALGNTVIVAGRRMETLEKTITGQQNMHTMVLDVEDPEDIAAFAKRVVAEHPNLNVLINNAGIMRSEDLSSPSSLIDAEQTVVTNLLGPLRLTNALINHLVSQPDAVIVNVSSGLAFVPKSSTPTYCATKAAIHSYTISMREQLKGKVELIELAPPAVQTELTPGQSTREGYMPLDDFIDEVMTLFHEKPTPKEILVENVNFLRWAERDGHFDQAVETLSKM, encoded by the coding sequence ATGAAAACATCAGGAAATACTATCCTTATCACCGGTGGCGGCTCCGGCATTGGTCGTGAACTTGCGTTACGCTTCAATGCACTTGGCAACACCGTCATCGTCGCCGGAAGGCGCATGGAAACACTAGAGAAAACCATTACTGGCCAGCAAAATATGCACACGATGGTTCTCGATGTCGAGGATCCAGAAGACATCGCCGCTTTTGCGAAGCGCGTCGTCGCTGAGCACCCCAACCTCAACGTGCTGATCAACAATGCGGGCATCATGCGCAGCGAAGATTTATCCAGTCCCAGTAGCCTGATTGACGCCGAACAGACGGTCGTCACCAACCTCCTAGGGCCGCTCCGATTGACCAATGCACTGATCAACCATTTAGTAAGCCAGCCAGACGCGGTAATTGTGAACGTCTCCTCCGGCCTTGCATTCGTCCCGAAAAGTAGCACACCCACCTATTGCGCCACCAAGGCAGCCATCCACTCCTATACGATATCGATGCGCGAACAGCTCAAAGGCAAAGTCGAGCTCATCGAGCTGGCGCCTCCCGCCGTGCAGACGGAACTGACACCCGGCCAGTCGACTCGCGAAGGCTATATGCCGCTTGATGACTTTATCGACGAAGTCATGACGTTGTTCCACGAAAAACCCACGCCCAAGGAAATACTGGTGGAAAACGTCAACTTCCTGCGCTGGGCTGAGCGCGATGGGCACTTCGATCAGGCGGTGGAGACGCTTAGCAAAATGTAA
- a CDS encoding AraC family transcriptional regulator: MNPLIQAVQTYATLHANSDGLVLSRVPGLSMMCVEIPAGDLQSIYKPLVCLVLQGSKRMMVGHQDRVISAGESAIVSADMPVVGRIVQAKPSEPYLAVAVELDMIIMRELATHLGTSPPQRPSEMQTLFAEDTEAEVIDCVSRLMKLLDRPDSLPLLRPGIMQELHYWLLSGPHGNALRDIADPDSYASRLAAAIAILRAEYTSRVPVEQLATQAGMSLSSFHKHFKHMTSLTPGQYQQRLRLIEARRLMLDEGCSASHAAFEVGYESVSQFTREYGRLFQLPPKRDALRFQKSSEAASSHAAASQRLGA; encoded by the coding sequence ATGAACCCACTCATACAAGCGGTGCAGACGTATGCCACGCTACATGCTAATAGCGATGGCTTGGTGTTATCCCGTGTGCCGGGGCTTAGTATGATGTGCGTAGAAATCCCCGCGGGTGACTTGCAATCGATATATAAGCCTCTGGTTTGCTTAGTGCTACAAGGGTCTAAGCGGATGATGGTCGGTCATCAGGACAGAGTGATATCGGCGGGGGAATCTGCGATTGTGAGCGCAGATATGCCTGTCGTCGGGCGAATAGTCCAAGCAAAACCGAGCGAGCCCTATCTGGCGGTCGCGGTCGAACTGGATATGATCATCATGCGTGAGCTTGCCACTCACCTAGGGACGTCGCCGCCACAACGGCCATCCGAGATGCAGACACTATTTGCGGAAGACACCGAAGCGGAGGTGATTGACTGCGTATCACGACTGATGAAACTGCTGGATCGGCCCGACTCTCTACCACTTCTACGCCCGGGTATCATGCAGGAGTTGCACTATTGGTTGCTATCGGGCCCTCATGGCAACGCTTTGCGGGATATTGCAGATCCGGATAGCTACGCGAGCCGCCTTGCCGCCGCCATTGCTATTCTGAGAGCCGAGTACACATCGCGCGTGCCGGTAGAGCAACTGGCGACACAGGCAGGCATGAGCCTCAGCTCGTTTCATAAGCATTTCAAACACATGACGTCGCTTACGCCGGGGCAATACCAGCAGCGACTGCGCTTGATCGAAGCGCGCCGCCTGATGCTCGATGAAGGGTGTTCCGCGAGCCATGCTGCCTTCGAGGTGGGGTACGAAAGTGTTTCTCAGTTCACTCGCGAATACGGTCGCCTTTTCCAGTTGCCGCCAAAGCGTGATGCGCTGCGCTTTCAAAAATCCAGCGAGGCTGCCAGCAGCCACGCAGCAGCGTCGCAACGACTAGGTGCCTGA
- a CDS encoding FUSC family protein yields the protein MSPFVSTYLTPNATAVKFAIKTTLAMMLALYIALMFDLERPYWALISAAFLQIRPMSGMVVEKGICQLGGTLIGAVAGIAIMALFAQARVPALIVLTAWIMLCTYVGSLWRNNYTYGCLMASVTAMLIVVISSGSTPAGIFDIAVARLTELGLGAICAMLVSSLLWPSHVGAHLATQADNVINEAFEHAALRLEASDDIPAMQKALRSSLVPLTLLETDSQAARFEGPVGPGRVRAAHVLTRRTLRFFANLQALHQLMHDHADRLAPQSIELAGEVAKGFRDAEHVKGVVEARKALQSLRHRVHESEEESRLAPLDRRLRLGLRESIGHAMIMLDAREAIASPERHKLRSSPLAWHRDRLAAGINAIRSGLVFSLLAIFWIVTAWQSAMIAMMLGTLFSAFFASRDNPLAITMMFYKGMLAAIPSAFLFGHVLLSQASGFPMLAMLFGTPLFLGLLGATNPATMGYCLAFTIFNILLTMPGNGMDFSFDSFANRVVAVVIGLSCVVMGFRLLPGLGTRLRRRRLINAISSDIHALSQRSIRDAETRFSGHMADRLLQLAQHDDMLPEDQRHLFILGLTGLDVGTATLRLRDRLDDAPHPRIREAHRHLLGTLASGFEESANGRPPQGIREAGKQLDETIMAYGDVPADRRVLLEGLIERLELALERLARIMANQPTHPPSPLKRLSPVDQS from the coding sequence ATGTCGCCGTTTGTTAGCACCTACCTGACGCCCAACGCTACGGCAGTCAAGTTTGCGATCAAGACCACCCTGGCGATGATGCTCGCGCTCTATATCGCGCTTATGTTCGACTTGGAGCGCCCCTACTGGGCGCTGATCTCGGCGGCATTTCTTCAGATTCGCCCCATGAGTGGCATGGTCGTCGAGAAAGGCATCTGCCAACTTGGCGGCACCTTGATAGGTGCCGTGGCGGGTATCGCGATCATGGCACTCTTTGCGCAGGCCCGCGTACCTGCCCTTATCGTGCTTACCGCTTGGATTATGCTCTGCACTTACGTGGGCTCGCTGTGGCGTAATAACTACACCTACGGCTGTCTGATGGCCTCCGTAACGGCCATGCTGATTGTGGTCATCTCCAGCGGCAGCACGCCCGCCGGAATCTTCGATATCGCCGTGGCGCGCCTTACCGAACTGGGGCTGGGCGCCATATGTGCCATGCTGGTCAGCTCGCTGCTCTGGCCATCCCATGTGGGCGCCCATCTTGCCACTCAGGCCGACAACGTGATCAACGAAGCCTTCGAGCATGCCGCCCTGCGCTTAGAAGCCAGCGACGATATCCCGGCGATGCAGAAAGCGCTGCGCAGTAGCCTCGTGCCGTTAACCCTGCTGGAAACTGACAGCCAGGCCGCCCGCTTTGAAGGCCCGGTAGGCCCCGGCCGAGTTCGGGCAGCCCATGTACTCACCCGCCGAACTCTACGCTTTTTCGCCAATCTGCAAGCGCTGCACCAACTGATGCACGACCACGCGGACCGTCTAGCCCCCCAAAGTATCGAACTCGCGGGCGAGGTCGCAAAAGGCTTTCGCGATGCTGAACACGTCAAAGGGGTCGTTGAGGCCAGAAAAGCCCTTCAGTCGCTACGCCACCGGGTTCATGAAAGCGAGGAAGAGAGCCGCTTAGCCCCTCTTGATCGGCGTCTGCGATTGGGGCTACGTGAATCAATCGGCCATGCCATGATCATGCTCGATGCCCGGGAGGCGATTGCCTCGCCGGAGCGCCATAAACTGCGTTCGTCACCGCTGGCCTGGCACCGCGACCGCCTCGCCGCTGGCATTAACGCCATTCGCTCAGGGCTAGTTTTTTCGCTACTGGCGATTTTCTGGATTGTCACCGCCTGGCAGAGCGCCATGATCGCAATGATGCTGGGCACCCTGTTTTCCGCCTTTTTCGCCAGCCGCGATAATCCCCTTGCCATCACCATGATGTTTTATAAGGGCATGCTAGCGGCGATTCCCAGTGCTTTTCTATTCGGCCATGTGCTGCTCTCCCAGGCCAGTGGTTTTCCGATGCTAGCGATGCTGTTTGGCACGCCACTGTTTTTGGGTCTGCTAGGGGCCACCAACCCAGCCACCATGGGCTACTGCCTAGCTTTTACCATCTTCAATATTCTGTTGACCATGCCCGGTAACGGTATGGATTTCTCGTTCGACAGCTTTGCCAACCGAGTGGTGGCCGTGGTGATTGGACTAAGTTGCGTAGTAATGGGCTTTCGTTTACTGCCGGGGCTGGGCACCCGACTTCGGCGACGGCGTTTAATCAATGCGATCTCCAGCGATATTCATGCGCTAAGCCAGCGCTCGATTCGCGACGCCGAAACCCGTTTCAGCGGCCACATGGCGGATCGGTTACTTCAACTGGCCCAGCACGACGACATGCTGCCTGAGGATCAGCGCCACCTATTTATTCTGGGTTTGACCGGGCTGGATGTGGGCACCGCTACGCTACGCCTGCGTGATCGGCTCGATGACGCACCTCACCCGCGCATACGCGAGGCGCACCGCCATCTGCTAGGTACACTAGCTAGCGGGTTTGAAGAGAGCGCCAACGGGAGGCCCCCTCAAGGGATTCGTGAAGCAGGTAAACAGCTGGACGAAACGATTATGGCCTATGGCGATGTACCCGCCGACCGCCGCGTACTATTGGAGGGTTTGATTGAACGGCTCGAACTGGCCCTAGAGCGCCTGGCGCGCATCATGGCGAATCAGCCAACGCATCCCCCCTCGCCTCTCAAACGTCTATCCCCCGTCGATCAATCGTAG
- a CDS encoding HlyD family secretion protein, producing the protein MRPSLRILLTLVIVAIAVAAGAWLWRYYLYTPWTRDARVHAEVVTVAPDVSGWVRTLEVADTDYVAQGDTLFAIDNTRYQAAVDSAQATVDHRQATLELNRAEESRRNQLSNNRAISAENQQIAQINSRIAAADLQQAQAELASAQLDLARTQITAPVSGHILNVHLTAGTYTHRGTPVMALIADNSFYVVGYFEETKMTSIDVGDPVDVILMNGDTHLEGRVAGIGRGIADSNTTLNQQLLPQVEPTFSWVRLAQRIPVRISLADVPDDTLLSVGMTATVRVRPAENAAEQSE; encoded by the coding sequence ATGCGCCCTTCGCTCCGTATTTTGCTCACCCTTGTTATTGTCGCCATTGCCGTTGCCGCCGGTGCATGGTTATGGCGCTACTATCTCTATACCCCCTGGACGCGCGACGCTCGGGTTCATGCGGAAGTGGTGACGGTTGCCCCCGATGTCTCCGGCTGGGTACGCACGCTTGAAGTGGCGGATACTGATTATGTCGCCCAAGGCGACACGCTGTTTGCGATCGATAACACGCGTTACCAAGCAGCGGTGGACAGCGCCCAGGCCACGGTTGACCATCGTCAGGCAACCCTGGAGCTAAACCGCGCCGAGGAGAGTCGACGTAATCAGTTGAGCAACAATCGTGCAATTAGCGCAGAAAACCAGCAAATTGCCCAGATCAACTCGCGCATTGCCGCCGCCGATTTACAGCAGGCTCAGGCGGAACTGGCCAGCGCCCAGCTTGATTTAGCGCGCACCCAAATAACCGCGCCGGTAAGCGGCCATATTCTCAATGTCCATCTTACCGCTGGCACATACACTCATCGCGGCACGCCGGTGATGGCGCTGATCGCTGATAACTCTTTCTATGTCGTAGGCTACTTCGAAGAGACCAAAATGACGTCAATCGATGTGGGCGATCCAGTGGATGTGATTCTGATGAACGGCGACACTCATCTGGAGGGCCGGGTGGCGGGTATTGGTCGAGGTATTGCCGATAGCAACACAACCCTTAACCAGCAGCTGCTACCGCAAGTGGAGCCCACCTTTAGCTGGGTGCGCCTGGCGCAGCGTATTCCGGTGCGCATTTCATTAGCAGACGTTCCGGATGACACCCTGCTGAGCGTCGGCATGACAGCAACCGTGCGTGTCCGCCCTGCCGAAAACGCTGCCGAGCAGTCTGAGTAA
- a CDS encoding DUF1656 domain-containing protein, protein MGLQEIAVGGIYLSPLLIYALIGFVATLTIRSLLHWVVGEYALWYEAWFDISLFVILTAATTFIFTVLLQSP, encoded by the coding sequence ATGGGTCTTCAAGAAATCGCTGTCGGTGGCATCTACTTAAGCCCTCTGTTGATCTACGCGTTGATCGGCTTTGTTGCTACTCTGACCATTCGCTCGCTACTGCACTGGGTGGTCGGCGAGTACGCGCTCTGGTACGAGGCGTGGTTCGACATTTCATTATTTGTCATCCTAACCGCTGCCACCACTTTCATTTTTACTGTTTTGCTTCAAAGCCCTTAA